One segment of Synechococcus sp. A15-24 DNA contains the following:
- a CDS encoding DUF4278 domain-containing protein, translating into MRSKRFYIVKIILCCAELVFYLAMAANSRVIFKAMQLTFLGNTHTKSCTPQVKPDVQLRYQGKVYQARRLEAANALATNAIALTYRGVSYTK; encoded by the coding sequence GTGCGCTCTAAACGTTTTTATATTGTCAAAATCATTTTGTGCTGCGCCGAACTTGTTTTTTATTTGGCGATGGCCGCAAATTCGCGAGTCATTTTCAAAGCCATGCAACTGACGTTTCTGGGCAACACCCACACCAAGTCTTGTACTCCGCAGGTGAAGCCGGATGTTCAGCTCCGTTATCAGGGAAAGGTGTATCAAGCACGCAGGTTGGAAGCTGCTAATGCACTGGCGACAAACGCGATCGCATTAACCTATCGCGGTGTGTCGTATACGAAATGA
- a CDS encoding molecular chaperone DnaJ, translating to MAKTTGLGGGEAGSGGFGGGAGSSGKKSAKRKPGKANHRREQCPMGRDPDIDAIKARQSLGLPLTGRLTEQQVKRAHKLLAVKHHPDKGGDPELMTRYNNARDVLLEPEMEAIVG from the coding sequence GTGGCGAAAACGACTGGGCTCGGGGGTGGTGAAGCCGGTAGCGGCGGTTTCGGCGGTGGCGCAGGTTCATCCGGCAAGAAGAGTGCCAAACGCAAGCCGGGCAAAGCCAACCACCGCCGCGAACAGTGTCCAATGGGGCGAGACCCTGATATCGACGCCATCAAGGCCCGCCAGAGCCTTGGCTTGCCTCTGACCGGACGACTCACGGAGCAGCAGGTGAAACGTGCTCACAAACTGCTCGCGGTGAAGCATCACCCCGACAAGGGTGGCGATCCTGAGCTGATGACGCGCTACAACAACGCCCGAGATGTGCTGTTGGAGCCTGAGATGGAAGCCATCGTCGGTTGA
- a CDS encoding DUF427 domain-containing protein, which produces MERVRDYPRPPRLEASQDQIRVEALGEILVETQRSLRVLETFHPPTYYLPPEAMNQVLLVPAPGRPSFCEWKGVASYYDVVAGERRLNRAVWTYNHPSERFRELAGWFALYPGQMDGCWVNGERVTPQHGGFYGGWITSQVEGPFKGDPSHPELI; this is translated from the coding sequence ATGGAGCGCGTCCGCGACTACCCCCGTCCACCACGGTTGGAAGCCTCTCAGGACCAGATCCGGGTGGAGGCTCTAGGCGAAATCCTTGTGGAGACACAACGCAGTTTGCGGGTGCTGGAGACCTTCCATCCCCCCACCTATTACTTGCCGCCGGAGGCCATGAACCAGGTGCTGCTGGTTCCCGCCCCGGGGAGGCCGTCGTTCTGTGAATGGAAGGGTGTGGCCAGCTATTACGACGTGGTGGCAGGAGAGCGGCGGCTTAATCGAGCGGTATGGACTTACAACCACCCCAGTGAACGGTTCCGCGAGCTGGCCGGGTGGTTTGCCCTCTACCCAGGACAGATGGATGGCTGTTGGGTTAACGGCGAACGGGTGACTCCCCAGCATGGGGGGTTCTACGGCGGTTGGATCACATCCCAGGTTGAAGGGCCCTTCAAGGGGGATCCCAGTCATCCGGAACTGATCTGA
- a CDS encoding methyltransferase domain-containing protein, with amino-acid sequence MPAVRVLEESQRYKLDGSDDALFYNEPRFVHHLDAGFRARLTQLYRERIPPCAEVLDLMSSWVSHLPDDITYDTVVGHGLNDEELAANPSLDRHWVQNLNRDQVLPLENDSFDCTLIVAGWQYLQQPEAIAAELLRITRPRGQVIVAFSNRMFFTKAPQVWTDGDDRDHLSYVASVLMAQGWPKPEIVAEQTRGEGVMGLLGGKGDPFFAVVATKPLG; translated from the coding sequence ATGCCTGCTGTTCGCGTTCTTGAGGAATCCCAGCGCTACAAGCTGGATGGCAGTGATGACGCGCTGTTTTACAACGAGCCTCGCTTTGTTCATCATCTCGACGCGGGTTTCCGGGCGCGTCTGACGCAGCTCTACCGAGAACGGATCCCTCCCTGCGCCGAGGTGTTGGATCTGATGAGCAGCTGGGTCAGTCATCTGCCGGACGACATCACCTACGACACCGTGGTGGGTCATGGGCTCAACGACGAGGAGCTGGCAGCCAATCCCAGCCTTGATCGCCATTGGGTACAGAACCTCAATCGTGATCAGGTGCTGCCTCTTGAGAACGACAGTTTTGATTGCACCTTGATCGTTGCCGGCTGGCAGTACCTGCAGCAACCGGAAGCCATTGCCGCCGAATTGCTGCGGATCACCCGCCCTCGAGGCCAGGTGATCGTGGCCTTCAGCAACCGCATGTTCTTCACCAAGGCCCCTCAGGTCTGGACCGATGGTGATGACCGTGATCACCTCAGTTATGTGGCTTCGGTGCTGATGGCACAGGGCTGGCCCAAGCCAGAGATCGTGGCGGAACAGACCCGCGGTGAGGGGGTAATGGGACTGCTCGGTGGCAAGGGTGATCCGTTCTTCGCTGTGGTGGCCACCAAGCCCCTGGGTTGA
- a CDS encoding high light inducible protein, with product MTRPAFQYEQPERFGESLTTARPWNQSALTFVERLNGRAAMVGFSAAVLGELFTGQDIVGQLTGVVRWYLELG from the coding sequence ATGACACGACCGGCTTTCCAGTACGAGCAACCGGAGCGTTTCGGTGAGTCCCTCACCACAGCACGCCCTTGGAACCAGTCGGCGCTGACCTTCGTCGAACGCCTAAATGGTCGTGCCGCGATGGTGGGTTTTTCGGCCGCGGTTCTCGGGGAACTGTTCACAGGCCAGGACATCGTCGGTCAACTGACGGGCGTGGTGCGCTGGTATCTCGAACTGGGTTGA
- a CDS encoding NUDIX hydrolase: MTISVALAVLHRDGRWLLQLRDDIDSIIYPGHWGLFGGHVESGESPADAVQRELEEEISWAPSTPLQHWFSDDSGTRTAHVFRGVLTVPLEQLCLKEGQDLKLASLEELCREKIWSDHCQEQRPIAPGLSIVMRRLLAEMDDA; this comes from the coding sequence ATGACAATCAGCGTCGCCCTGGCCGTGCTCCATCGGGATGGACGCTGGCTGTTGCAGCTGCGCGATGACATCGACTCAATCATTTATCCCGGCCACTGGGGTCTGTTCGGTGGCCATGTCGAGTCGGGAGAGTCTCCGGCTGACGCTGTTCAGCGCGAACTGGAGGAGGAAATCAGCTGGGCTCCCTCAACTCCGCTGCAGCACTGGTTCAGCGATGACAGTGGCACCCGCACGGCCCACGTGTTCCGCGGTGTGCTGACGGTGCCCCTGGAACAGCTGTGCCTTAAGGAAGGGCAGGACCTCAAACTCGCCAGCCTGGAGGAGCTCTGCAGGGAGAAGATCTGGAGTGATCACTGCCAGGAGCAGCGTCCGATCGCCCCAGGCTTGTCCATCGTCATGCGCCGTCTGCTGGCGGAGATGGATGACGCCTGA
- a CDS encoding ATP-binding cassette domain-containing protein: protein MTPEAWFDIEDGEAWLGGAPVLQSLSLQLRLGESTTVLGPNGAGKSSLVKLIDRSLHPIVKPTAHLKLFGSSTANLWRLRRRLGVVTSELEQRIPAGCPAREVVQCGLFGSMRLGRDQVPSTAQRDLSDSLIQQLDLQSIAEQPFGTLSDGQKRRLLIARALVHAPEVLVLDEPSRALDLKACHQLLSTLQQLCRKNTTVVQVTHRIDTIVPEMQRVLFLSGGQIVGDGTPDEMLQDTPLSTLFDTPLRVVHANGFRQVLPA, encoded by the coding sequence ATGACGCCTGAAGCCTGGTTCGACATTGAGGACGGCGAAGCCTGGCTGGGGGGTGCGCCGGTCCTGCAGTCCCTGTCGCTGCAGCTGCGACTGGGGGAATCCACCACGGTGCTTGGACCCAACGGAGCCGGCAAGAGCAGCCTGGTGAAGCTGATTGATCGCAGCCTGCATCCGATCGTCAAACCGACTGCCCACCTGAAATTGTTCGGGTCATCAACGGCGAATCTCTGGCGGTTGCGGCGACGGTTGGGGGTGGTGACCAGTGAGCTGGAACAACGCATTCCGGCTGGCTGTCCTGCTCGGGAGGTGGTGCAGTGCGGCCTGTTCGGCTCCATGCGCCTCGGACGAGACCAGGTGCCAAGCACCGCTCAACGGGACCTCAGCGACAGCCTCATCCAACAACTGGATCTGCAGTCGATCGCCGAACAACCGTTCGGGACGTTGTCGGATGGTCAGAAACGCCGTCTGTTGATCGCGCGGGCGCTGGTGCACGCTCCGGAGGTTCTGGTGCTCGATGAGCCGAGTCGAGCCCTGGATCTCAAGGCCTGCCACCAGCTGCTCAGCACCCTGCAGCAGCTCTGCCGCAAGAACACCACTGTGGTGCAGGTGACCCATCGCATAGACACGATTGTTCCTGAGATGCAGCGGGTGCTGTTTCTCTCTGGGGGCCAGATCGTGGGAGACGGCACGCCCGACGAGATGCTTCAGGACACGCCGCTCAGCACGCTGTTCGACACACCGCTGCGGGTGGTGCACGCCAATGGCTTCCGTCAGGTACTGCCGGCCTGA
- a CDS encoding SDR family oxidoreductase, whose product MQRVAVSGASGKTGWRVVEEALQRGMSVRAIVRQESTLPPALAAAERDQRLDVQRLDLNSGEALLHALKGCTALVIATGARPSINLAGPLQVDAAGVQSQVQACRAVGLQRVVLVSSLCAGRWLHPLNLFGLILVWKRLGERWLERSGLDWTVVRPGGLSEDDGRAEAEGVVFTGADQQQSSSIPRRLVARVCLDALESPASSGHIIEITSSPDQPLRSLQQWLEASPVQAGST is encoded by the coding sequence ATGCAGCGAGTGGCGGTGTCCGGTGCCTCCGGCAAAACCGGATGGCGGGTGGTGGAGGAAGCCCTGCAGCGGGGCATGTCCGTCCGAGCCATCGTGCGGCAGGAGTCCACGTTGCCTCCGGCACTGGCAGCGGCTGAGCGTGATCAACGTCTCGACGTGCAACGACTCGATCTCAATTCGGGTGAGGCGCTCCTGCATGCCTTGAAGGGATGCACAGCATTGGTCATTGCCACGGGAGCCAGGCCATCGATCAATCTCGCTGGTCCACTGCAGGTGGACGCTGCTGGCGTGCAGTCTCAGGTGCAGGCCTGCCGGGCGGTCGGCCTCCAACGGGTGGTGTTGGTGAGTTCCCTCTGCGCGGGTCGCTGGCTGCACCCGCTGAATCTGTTCGGTTTGATCCTGGTGTGGAAACGACTGGGTGAGCGCTGGCTGGAGCGAAGTGGCCTGGATTGGACCGTCGTCCGTCCGGGTGGCCTCAGTGAGGACGATGGTCGCGCTGAGGCGGAAGGGGTTGTGTTCACGGGAGCGGATCAGCAGCAGAGCAGCAGCATTCCCCGTCGGCTGGTGGCCCGGGTCTGTCTCGATGCTCTGGAGAGTCCGGCCTCCAGTGGGCACATCATTGAAATCACCAGTTCGCCCGATCAGCCGTTGCGCAGCCTGCAGCAGTGGCTCGAGGCCTCTCCTGTTCAGGCCGGCAGTACCTGA
- a CDS encoding metal ABC transporter permease translates to MDWLLEPLSHAFMVRALLVSALVGGVCGLLSCYMTLKGWALMGDAVSHAVLPGVVVAYALGLPFSLGAFVFGVGSVAAIGFVKQKSRVKEDTVIGLVFTGFFALGLVLVSKTRSNIDLTHILFGNVLGITAGDIQQTLLISALVLLLLLLFRRDLMLFCFDPTHARSIGINTGVLHYMLLGLLSLAAVVGLQTVGIILVVAMLVTPGATAYLLTDRFDRMTVLAVISSVLSSVFGVFVSYWSDSSTAGCIVLVQTAQFLLAFLFAPRHGVLRRSKGQLTGDL, encoded by the coding sequence ATGGATTGGCTGCTGGAGCCCCTCAGTCATGCCTTCATGGTGAGAGCGCTGTTGGTAAGTGCTCTGGTGGGGGGTGTCTGCGGATTGCTGTCCTGCTACATGACCCTGAAGGGTTGGGCGCTGATGGGGGATGCCGTGTCCCATGCGGTGTTGCCCGGAGTGGTGGTGGCCTATGCCCTGGGTCTCCCCTTTTCGCTGGGGGCGTTTGTCTTCGGGGTGGGTTCGGTGGCGGCGATCGGCTTTGTGAAGCAGAAGTCCCGGGTCAAGGAAGACACCGTGATCGGTCTGGTGTTCACGGGATTTTTTGCTCTCGGTCTGGTGCTGGTGTCCAAGACCCGCAGCAACATTGACCTCACCCACATTTTGTTCGGCAACGTCCTCGGCATCACAGCCGGAGACATTCAGCAGACGCTGCTGATTTCCGCACTCGTGTTGCTGCTGCTGTTGTTGTTCAGGCGGGATCTGATGCTGTTCTGCTTCGACCCCACCCACGCCCGCTCGATCGGGATCAACACGGGTGTTCTTCATTACATGCTGCTGGGCCTGCTCTCCCTGGCGGCGGTGGTTGGCCTCCAGACGGTGGGCATCATCCTGGTGGTGGCGATGCTGGTGACACCTGGCGCCACGGCCTATCTGCTCACCGATCGCTTTGATCGCATGACGGTTCTGGCGGTGATCAGTAGCGTCCTGTCGAGTGTTTTCGGTGTGTTCGTCAGCTACTGGAGCGATAGCTCCACCGCCGGGTGCATCGTCTTGGTTCAAACAGCGCAGTTTCTGCTGGCCTTCCTGTTTGCACCGCGCCATGGCGTGCTGCGACGGTCCAAGGGGCAGTTGACTGGTGACCTCTGA
- a CDS encoding 1-acyl-sn-glycerol-3-phosphate acyltransferase, whose product MPRASTLIARPALRRLPTRPSRLVQGLIQRVLPRLFRLQGLELRSGNAAQGLAKAFAAQQAGQSTLLIAFRHPSTRDPLVLADLFWNRIPAEAAALLQPLPRPVELRFLYDRGIPIWAGPVIGWLLQRCGGIAIHRGRLDRPALAQARATLVQGRHALVVAPEGATNNLSGEMAPLEPGVAQLAFWAADDLTKTNDRRELQLLPLGIRYSWRQQRWGALDQRLTALETHLGVEPSKKPAEDPISPRRDRLLRIGAHLMSALEQLERLNPPEGQSLTERIEAYRLHGLATAEAHFQLKAGGTLQERCRSIEQAAWDRIYREGLDQLPTLERGLADWEAQEADLQLSRMRLVEHFTSVSGHYVSDAPDFDRLAEMLLLVEEAIGWIESKPWPARPSLGPQRVELSLGDPLPVHTRLQDYRHNRRRAVQHLTQALDDELSSLISPA is encoded by the coding sequence ATGCCCCGCGCCTCCACCCTGATCGCCAGACCGGCCTTGCGCCGGTTGCCGACACGGCCGAGCAGGCTTGTGCAGGGGCTGATTCAACGGGTGCTTCCCCGGCTGTTCCGGCTGCAGGGCCTTGAACTGCGCAGCGGCAACGCCGCCCAGGGTCTGGCGAAGGCGTTCGCTGCTCAACAGGCAGGACAGAGCACGCTTCTGATCGCGTTCCGCCATCCCAGCACCCGGGATCCGTTGGTGCTGGCTGATCTGTTCTGGAATCGCATTCCCGCTGAGGCGGCCGCCTTGCTCCAGCCCCTGCCACGCCCGGTGGAGCTCCGCTTCCTCTACGACCGCGGCATCCCGATCTGGGCTGGCCCGGTGATCGGATGGCTGCTGCAGCGTTGCGGTGGCATCGCCATTCACCGCGGCCGACTCGACCGTCCAGCCCTTGCCCAGGCCCGCGCCACGTTGGTGCAGGGCCGCCATGCCCTGGTGGTGGCACCGGAAGGCGCCACCAACAATCTCTCCGGAGAGATGGCGCCGTTAGAGCCGGGGGTGGCGCAGCTGGCCTTCTGGGCAGCCGACGATCTCACCAAAACCAACGACAGACGGGAGCTGCAGTTGCTGCCGCTTGGCATCCGCTACAGCTGGCGCCAGCAGCGCTGGGGCGCTCTCGATCAACGGCTCACTGCTCTGGAGACCCATCTCGGCGTCGAGCCTTCAAAGAAGCCAGCTGAGGATCCGATCAGCCCACGCCGGGACCGATTGCTGCGCATCGGTGCCCACCTGATGTCGGCCCTTGAGCAACTGGAGCGCCTCAACCCCCCGGAGGGTCAAAGCCTGACGGAACGAATCGAGGCGTACCGGCTGCACGGTCTGGCCACAGCGGAAGCGCACTTTCAGCTGAAGGCCGGCGGCACCCTGCAGGAGCGCTGCCGCAGCATCGAACAGGCCGCATGGGATCGCATTTACCGGGAGGGACTGGACCAGCTGCCGACCCTCGAACGGGGCCTGGCGGACTGGGAAGCCCAGGAAGCCGATCTGCAGCTCAGCCGCATGCGGCTGGTGGAGCACTTCACCAGCGTCAGTGGTCATTACGTCAGTGATGCTCCGGACTTCGACCGTTTGGCGGAGATGCTGCTGCTGGTGGAGGAAGCGATCGGCTGGATTGAATCCAAGCCCTGGCCAGCACGGCCTTCTCTGGGACCGCAACGGGTGGAGTTGAGCCTCGGTGATCCCCTGCCGGTGCACACCCGTCTCCAGGACTACCGGCACAACAGACGTCGCGCCGTCCAGCACCTCACGCAGGCTTTGGACGACGAACTCAGCTCCCTGATCTCTCCAGCCTGA
- a CDS encoding NfeD family protein produces the protein MLIAYLVCLLAGAVLISLSLDNEGGLDGEAGNLSLLFSTPFWSFGLTGFGLCGVLMLLLSPPGAWIPPSAVALPMGLLMGWGANRVLKTLGRREADSLVRSDDLIGQQGRVSLTIEAGERGFVELSVRGSLIRRPARCRQGRLPRDTNVVVIRADANTLEVEALENAN, from the coding sequence ATGCTCATCGCTTATCTCGTCTGCCTGCTGGCCGGGGCCGTGCTGATCAGCCTGTCCCTCGACAATGAGGGAGGTTTGGACGGTGAGGCGGGCAACCTGTCCTTGCTGTTCAGCACACCGTTCTGGTCCTTCGGACTGACGGGATTCGGGCTCTGCGGTGTGCTGATGTTGCTGTTGAGTCCGCCAGGGGCCTGGATTCCCCCCAGCGCTGTGGCTCTGCCCATGGGCTTGCTGATGGGATGGGGTGCCAATCGAGTCCTGAAGACCCTGGGCCGCCGCGAGGCCGACAGCCTGGTGCGCAGCGATGACCTGATCGGACAACAGGGCAGGGTCTCTCTGACGATTGAGGCCGGCGAGCGGGGCTTTGTGGAACTGAGCGTCCGCGGCAGCCTGATCCGTCGTCCGGCTCGCTGCCGCCAGGGACGCCTTCCCCGCGACACCAACGTTGTGGTGATCCGTGCCGATGCCAACACCCTGGAGGTGGAAGCGCTGGAAAACGCGAACTGA
- a CDS encoding SPFH domain-containing protein: MTHPPVLQTQATTPAFLPPNRNQSEAVIGGVTALLILLVALNLISRWMIRICRPNEMLVVTGSRSNQGQQGMKGYRVVANGGWTFVKPILETARRMDVTLLPVLVEVKNAYSKGGTPLNIQAIANVKVSSDPDVRNNAIERFLGRDSEEIVQVAKENLEGNLRSVLAQLTPEQVNEDRLRFAERIADDVGDDLRRLGMQLDTLKIQSVFDDVDYLNSISRRRVAQIVRDAEIAEAEAIGEAERKEAEMEEVAEVVRTEADTVVLEKDNAVRTKVAQMEKQARSEEERTTAAELEARAKAQQQLQKVRSELERLRLEAEEVLPAQARQRARELRARGQAAATAEDVKASALVNDLLTQVWEDAGSTAELVFLLQQIEMVLDQATRLPSRLTLKRITSLDGNDATSLASLVALNHVVVRQFFEQVKEILGIDLLATLSTTQQGDN, translated from the coding sequence ATGACGCATCCACCAGTTCTGCAGACCCAGGCCACAACACCGGCATTCCTTCCCCCCAACCGCAACCAGAGCGAGGCGGTCATCGGCGGTGTTACTGCTCTGTTAATTCTTCTGGTGGCCCTGAACCTGATCAGTCGCTGGATGATCCGGATCTGCCGGCCCAACGAAATGCTGGTGGTCACAGGAAGCCGCAGCAACCAGGGTCAGCAGGGAATGAAGGGCTACCGGGTGGTGGCCAACGGCGGCTGGACCTTTGTCAAGCCGATTCTGGAAACAGCCCGCCGCATGGATGTCACGTTGTTGCCGGTGCTGGTGGAGGTGAAGAACGCCTACTCCAAGGGGGGGACACCGCTGAACATCCAGGCGATCGCCAATGTGAAGGTGAGCAGCGATCCCGATGTGCGTAACAACGCCATCGAGCGCTTTCTCGGCCGTGATTCGGAAGAGATCGTGCAAGTGGCCAAAGAAAACCTGGAGGGCAACCTGCGCAGCGTGCTGGCCCAGCTCACCCCGGAACAAGTGAATGAGGACCGACTGCGCTTCGCTGAACGAATCGCCGATGACGTCGGCGATGACCTGCGACGACTAGGGATGCAACTGGACACCCTCAAAATTCAGAGTGTCTTCGATGACGTGGATTACCTGAACTCGATCAGCCGCCGCCGGGTGGCCCAGATCGTCCGGGATGCGGAAATCGCAGAGGCCGAGGCGATCGGAGAAGCCGAGCGCAAGGAGGCCGAGATGGAAGAAGTGGCGGAGGTGGTCCGCACCGAAGCCGACACCGTGGTGCTGGAGAAAGACAACGCGGTGCGCACCAAGGTGGCCCAGATGGAGAAGCAGGCCCGTTCCGAGGAGGAACGCACGACGGCAGCGGAACTGGAAGCAAGAGCGAAGGCCCAGCAACAGCTGCAGAAAGTGCGCTCCGAGCTGGAGCGTCTGAGGCTGGAGGCGGAGGAGGTGCTGCCTGCCCAGGCGAGGCAACGGGCGCGGGAACTGCGCGCCCGCGGTCAGGCGGCTGCCACCGCCGAGGATGTGAAGGCCAGCGCCCTGGTCAATGACCTGCTGACCCAGGTGTGGGAGGACGCCGGCAGCACCGCTGAGCTGGTGTTCCTGCTTCAGCAGATCGAGATGGTGCTCGACCAGGCCACGCGTCTTCCTTCACGACTGACCCTGAAACGGATCACCAGCCTCGATGGCAACGACGCCACCAGCCTCGCCAGCCTCGTGGCCCTGAACCACGTTGTGGTTCGCCAGTTCTTTGAGCAGGTGAAGGAGATCCTCGGCATCGACTTGCTCGCCACCCTGTCCACGACTCAGCAAGGAGACAACTGA
- a CDS encoding SPFH domain-containing protein: MFIAIGLTGAAGIWAFVVLLRQLYYICQPSEVLIFAGLRRTTGSGRNVGYRTVRGGSALRIPLLEEVMRLDLSNMIIDLKVDNAYSKGGIPLNVSGVANIKISSDEPGIHNAIERLIGKEQDEIRHIAKETLEGNLRGVMASLTPEQLNEDKVTFARTLLEEAEDDLQKLGLVLDTLQIQNISDDVRYLDSIGRKQLVELKRDSRIAEAEAKSQSAVKQAENERITALRRLDKDLAIATADAEKRVKDALTRREALVAEVQAEVGAELARAEAEVPVQQERIKQVTQQLEADVIAPAESECQTMMAEAKGEAATIVEQGRSQAEGLRDLVESLKRSGDDAKRLFLLQKLEPLLTMLSDTVQPIEVEEVNLIGEREGQINLSLATLLKQLQQSTGLRLPVSESE; encoded by the coding sequence ATGTTCATTGCCATCGGACTCACCGGCGCCGCCGGCATCTGGGCCTTCGTGGTGCTGCTGCGGCAGCTGTATTACATCTGTCAGCCCAGTGAGGTGCTGATCTTCGCCGGTCTGCGCCGCACCACCGGCAGCGGCCGGAATGTCGGCTATCGAACCGTGCGCGGCGGCAGTGCCCTACGCATTCCCCTTCTGGAGGAGGTGATGCGGCTCGATTTGAGCAACATGATCATCGACCTCAAGGTGGATAACGCCTACTCCAAGGGAGGCATTCCGCTGAACGTCTCCGGGGTTGCCAACATCAAAATCTCGAGCGATGAGCCCGGGATCCATAACGCCATCGAACGCCTGATCGGCAAGGAGCAGGATGAGATTCGGCACATCGCCAAGGAAACCCTTGAGGGCAACCTGCGCGGTGTGATGGCCAGCCTGACGCCGGAGCAGCTCAACGAAGACAAGGTCACCTTTGCCCGCACCCTGCTGGAGGAAGCGGAGGACGACCTGCAGAAACTGGGGCTGGTGCTCGACACCCTGCAGATTCAGAACATCTCCGACGATGTGCGCTACCTCGATTCGATCGGCCGCAAGCAACTGGTTGAACTGAAGCGTGATTCCCGCATCGCAGAAGCGGAAGCGAAGTCACAGTCAGCGGTGAAGCAGGCGGAGAACGAACGGATCACGGCACTCAGGCGGCTCGACAAGGACCTTGCGATTGCCACGGCCGATGCAGAAAAACGGGTGAAGGACGCCCTGACGCGCCGCGAGGCCCTGGTGGCGGAGGTTCAGGCTGAGGTGGGAGCCGAACTGGCCCGTGCCGAAGCTGAGGTGCCGGTGCAACAGGAACGCATCAAGCAGGTCACGCAGCAGCTCGAAGCGGATGTGATCGCCCCGGCGGAATCGGAATGCCAGACAATGATGGCCGAGGCCAAAGGTGAAGCGGCCACGATCGTCGAGCAGGGTCGCTCCCAGGCGGAAGGTCTGCGGGATCTGGTGGAGTCGCTGAAACGGTCCGGCGATGACGCCAAACGATTGTTCCTGCTGCAGAAACTCGAGCCGCTGCTGACGATGCTCAGCGACACCGTTCAGCCGATCGAGGTGGAGGAGGTGAACCTGATCGGTGAGCGGGAGGGGCAGATCAACCTGTCCCTGGCCACCCTGCTGAAACAACTGCAGCAGAGCACCGGCTTGCGTCTGCCTGTCAGCGAGAGCGAATGA